A portion of the Choristoneura fumiferana chromosome 6, NRCan_CFum_1, whole genome shotgun sequence genome contains these proteins:
- the LOC141428654 gene encoding ubiquitin carboxyl-terminal hydrolase 7-like codes for SAENATAETLATKPGSQVEVEANREIAKEDEDVARQEVTFRFTVHNISQLKEQVLSPPCYARCLPWKILALVRNTSTPERQQEKALGVFLQCNGECDSAGWSCYALSELKLLSYNTDGEHLCRKLHHMYHSKEDDWGFAHFISWKDLINPEKGYVKDDAITLEAHVVAEAPHGVAWDSKKHTGCVGLKNQGATCYMNSLLQTLFFTNVLRKAVYKIPTTGDDSSCSVAFGLQRVFYDLQFSDKPVATKKLTKSFGWETLDSFMQHDVQEFLRILLDKLESKMKATVVEGTVPKLFEGKMTSFIKCKNVNCTSTRVETFYDIQLSVKGKSNIYESFKDYISTELLDGDNKYDAGEHGLQEAEKGVRFDVFPPVLHLHLMRFQYDPVTDASVKYNDRFDFYEEINLDPYLQEVPPTPAHYTLHAVLVHSGDNHGGHYVVFINPKGDGKWCKFDDDVVSRCSKQEAIEYNYGGKEDAPYLARRATSAYMLIYIQSVYLHI; via the exons AGTGCTGAAAATGCCACGGCTGAAACACTAGCTACCAAACCTGGTAGTCAGGTAGAAGTTGAAGCCAACCGG GAAATAGCAAAAGAAGACGAAGACGTAGCCCGTCAAGAAGTGACCTTTCGATTCACAGTTCACAACATCAGTCAGTTAAAAGAACAAGTGTTATCGCCTCCATGTTATGCACGATGTTTACCTTGGAAGATCCTCGCATTGGTCCGAAATACATCCACTCCAGAACGGCAACAAGAAAAAGCTCTTGGAGTATTTCTTCAGTGTAATGGCGAATGCGATTCTGCAGGATGGTCTTGCTATGCCCTTTCTGAACTAAAGCTGCTTAGTTACAATACTGATGGGGAACATTTGTGCAGGAAACTTCATCATATGTATCATAG TAAAGAAGATGACTGGGGTTTCGCTCATTTCATATCTTGGAAAGATCTAATAAATCCAGAAAAGGGGTACGTCAAAGATGATGCCATCACGTTGGAAGCTCACGTGGTCGCCGAAGCCCCGCATGGCGTTGCATGGGATTCCAAGAAACACACCGGTTGTGTTG GTCTGAAAAATCAAGGTGCCACTTGCTACATGAACTCCTTGCTACAAACATTGTTCTTCACCAACGTACTCCGTAAGGCAGTGTACAAAATTCCAACAACTGGGGACGACAGTTCTTGCTCTGTAGCCTTTGGACTCCAACGCGTGTTTTACGACCTTCAGTTCTCAGATAAACCAGTCGCGACAAAGAAGCTGACTAAGAGTTTTGGTTGGGAGACCCTTGATTCTTTTATGCAGCATGACGTCCAGGAATTCCTTCGG ATACTGCTAGATAAATTAGAAAGTAAGATGAAAGCGACAGTAGTAGAAGGAACTGTACCTAAATTATTTGAAGGAAAGATGACGTCTTTCatcaaatgtaaaaatgttaACTGCACTAGCACGCGGGTTGAGACTTTCTACGATATTCAACTGAGTGTTAAAGGGAAAAGCAACA TCTACGAGTCGTTCAAGGACTATATCAGCACGGAGCTTCTCGATGGTGACAACAAGTATGACGCAGGCGAGCACGGGCTGCAAGAAGCGGAGAAAGGAGTCCGATTCGACGTCTTCCCCCCAGTTCTGCATCTGCACCTGATGCGGTTCCAGTATGACCCGGTTACAGATGCTTCTGTTAAGTACAATGACCG TTTCGACTTCTACGAGGAGATCAATCTGGATCCTTACCTCCAGGAGGTGCCGCCGACACCAGCTCACTACACGCTTCACGCCGTGCTTGTCCACTCCGGTGACAACCACGGCGGACATTACGTCGTGTTCATCAACCCTAAAGGCGATGGAAAG TGGTGCAAATTCGACGACGACGTGGTCTCACGCTGCAGTAAGCAAGAGGCCATCGAGTACAATTACGGAGGGAAGGAAGATGCGCCATATCTAGCGCGACGCGCTACCAGCGCATACATGCTCATCTATATACAGTCAGTTTACCTTCACATATAG